A stretch of Leptotrichia sp. oral taxon 215 str. W9775 DNA encodes these proteins:
- a CDS encoding dTDP-glucose 4,6-dehydratase gives MKTYLVTGAAGFIGANYLKYILKKYADKEDIKVIVVDALTYAGNLGTIREELKNPGVKFEKVDIRDRKEIERIFSENDVDYVVNFAAESHVDRSIENPQIFLETNILGTQNLLENAKKAWTVSKDENGYPVYREGVKYLQVSTDEVYGSLSKDYETAIDLVIEDEEVKKVVKNRTNLKTYGDNFFTEKTPLDPRSPYSASKTGADHIVVAYGETYKMPINITRCSNNYGPYHFPEKLIPLMIKNVLEGKKLPVYGKGNNVRDWLYVEDHCKGIDLVVRNGKLGEVYNIGGFNEEQNINIVKLVIDILKDEITANDEYKKVLKTDLSNINYDLIIYVQDRLGHDMRYAIDPSKIARELGWYPETDFETGIRKTVKWYLENQEWVNEVVSGDYQKYYDEMYGGK, from the coding sequence ATGAAAACATATTTAGTAACAGGGGCAGCCGGATTTATAGGTGCAAATTATTTGAAGTATATCTTGAAAAAATATGCAGATAAGGAAGATATTAAAGTAATAGTTGTGGATGCTTTAACCTATGCAGGAAATTTGGGAACTATAAGGGAAGAATTAAAAAATCCCGGAGTTAAATTTGAGAAGGTTGACATTAGGGACAGAAAAGAAATAGAAAGAATATTTTCTGAAAATGATGTTGATTATGTAGTGAATTTTGCCGCAGAGTCACATGTAGACAGATCTATTGAAAATCCTCAGATATTTCTTGAAACAAATATTCTAGGAACTCAGAATTTACTTGAAAATGCTAAAAAGGCCTGGACAGTTTCTAAAGATGAAAATGGATATCCTGTTTACAGGGAGGGTGTGAAGTATTTACAAGTATCTACAGATGAAGTTTACGGAAGTTTATCCAAAGATTATGAAACAGCGATTGATTTGGTAATTGAAGATGAGGAAGTGAAAAAAGTTGTAAAAAACAGAACTAATTTAAAAACTTATGGAGACAATTTTTTTACAGAAAAAACACCGCTTGATCCAAGAAGTCCTTATTCTGCATCAAAAACAGGGGCTGATCATATTGTAGTTGCATATGGAGAAACTTATAAAATGCCAATAAATATTACAAGATGTTCCAATAACTACGGTCCATATCATTTTCCGGAAAAATTAATTCCTCTAATGATAAAAAATGTTCTTGAAGGTAAAAAACTACCTGTTTATGGTAAAGGTAACAATGTAAGGGACTGGCTATATGTGGAAGATCACTGTAAAGGAATTGATTTAGTAGTCAGAAATGGAAAATTAGGAGAAGTTTACAACATTGGTGGATTTAATGAAGAGCAGAATATAAATATTGTAAAATTAGTAATTGATATCTTAAAGGATGAAATTACTGCAAATGATGAGTATAAAAAAGTGCTGAAGACAGATTTATCAAATATAAATTATGACCTGATAATTTATGTCCAGGACAGATTGGGACACGACATGAGATATGCAATTGATCCTTCAAAAATTGCAAGGGAACTGGGATGGTATCCTGAAACTGATTTTGAAACAGGAATAAGAAAAACTGTAAAATGGTATCTTGAAAATCAGGAATGGGTAAATGAAGTGGTTTCGGGAGATTATCAGAAATATTATGATGAAATGTATGGAGGTAAATAG
- a CDS encoding TM1266 family iron-only hydrogenase system putative regulator, whose translation MKKRIAVISVMMENAKEHQNEFNNIVASFQQHIYGRMGLPFHNEGVSVVSIIMLGTMDEINAFTGKLGSIPEIQVKTTVSKKEMD comes from the coding sequence ATGAAAAAAAGAATAGCAGTAATAAGTGTTATGATGGAAAATGCTAAAGAGCATCAGAATGAATTTAACAACATCGTGGCAAGCTTTCAGCAGCATATTTACGGAAGAATGGGACTTCCTTTTCATAATGAAGGTGTATCAGTAGTTTCAATAATAATGCTTGGAACAATGGATGAAATAAATGCATTTACAGGAAAATTAGGAAGCATCCCTGAAATACAGGTGAAAACTACAGTTTCTAAAAAAGAAATGGATTAA
- a CDS encoding ribose-phosphate pyrophosphokinase: MLVLSEEDKKKIKIFAGPSSEDLAKKVSEDLGMSLNLVKMNRFADGEVFIKPEESVRGCKVFVIQSTSNPVNESLMELLVFIDALRRASAEEIIAIIPYYGYARQDRTASPREPITAKLVANLLAEAGATRVVTMDLHARQAQGFFDIPVDHMEALPILAKHFIKQGFGPEDTVVVSPDVGGVKRARGLAKWLHTPLAIIDKRRQKANECEVMNIIGDVDGKKVILVDDMIDTAGTICNAAKALIERGAVKVYACATHAVFSGPAIERLKESVFTKVVVTDSIYLSEEQRFDKLRVLSASEIFAETIKRIAKDEPISYLFEMPAEQC; this comes from the coding sequence ATGCTAGTTTTAAGTGAGGAAGATAAGAAGAAAATTAAAATTTTTGCAGGACCTTCAAGTGAAGATTTAGCAAAAAAAGTTTCAGAAGACCTGGGAATGAGTTTAAATTTAGTAAAAATGAACAGGTTTGCAGATGGTGAAGTTTTTATAAAACCTGAAGAAAGTGTAAGAGGCTGTAAAGTATTTGTTATTCAGTCAACTTCAAATCCGGTAAATGAAAGTCTTATGGAACTTCTGGTTTTCATTGATGCGTTGAGAAGAGCTTCAGCAGAGGAGATAATAGCTATAATTCCTTACTATGGCTATGCAAGACAGGATAGAACTGCAAGTCCTAGAGAGCCGATAACAGCCAAATTAGTTGCAAATCTACTGGCAGAAGCAGGGGCTACAAGAGTAGTGACTATGGATTTACATGCAAGACAGGCGCAGGGATTTTTTGATATTCCTGTAGATCATATGGAAGCATTACCAATTCTGGCAAAACATTTTATAAAACAGGGATTCGGCCCGGAAGACACAGTTGTAGTGTCACCAGATGTGGGAGGAGTTAAAAGAGCAAGAGGACTGGCAAAATGGCTTCATACACCTTTAGCAATAATAGATAAAAGAAGACAGAAGGCAAATGAGTGTGAAGTAATGAATATAATTGGAGATGTGGACGGAAAGAAAGTAATTCTTGTAGATGATATGATAGATACTGCAGGAACTATATGCAATGCTGCAAAAGCCCTTATAGAAAGAGGTGCAGTAAAAGTATATGCATGTGCGACACATGCTGTATTTTCAGGTCCTGCAATAGAAAGACTGAAGGAATCAGTATTTACAAAAGTTGTTGTAACAGACAGTATTTATCTGTCAGAAGAACAGAGATTTGACAAGCTTAGAGTCCTTTCAGCAAGTGAAATATTTGCTGAAACAATAAAAAGAATAGCAAAGGATGAGCCAATCAGCTATCTTTTTGAAATGCCGGCAGAACAATGCTAA
- a CDS encoding glycosyltransferase family 2 protein, whose product MYDLTACMVTYNTDEEVLGKIINCFQKLKLNFKLFISDNSEKNGLEEFIKKFSDDRIEYIFNNSNNGFGAGHNIVIEKLLKEKKDKGENITKYHLIINPDIVFEEGTVEKIYDYMEQHPEIGQIGPKIKDPDGKVNYSCRLLPTPFNLIFRRFLPFKKLIAKMDYEYEMRKYDYNHIMEVPIVSGCFIFVPFKVFEEVGKFDGRYFMYMEDYDLCRRIGEKFKVIYYPEAEIIHEHGKASYKSRKMMIIHSQSAIKYFNKWGWFFDKERHKKRKNFLK is encoded by the coding sequence ATGTATGATTTAACGGCGTGTATGGTAACTTATAACACTGATGAAGAAGTCCTTGGAAAAATAATCAACTGTTTTCAGAAATTAAAACTGAACTTTAAATTATTTATTTCAGACAATTCAGAAAAGAACGGATTGGAAGAATTTATAAAGAAGTTCAGTGATGACAGGATAGAGTATATATTTAATAATTCCAATAACGGTTTTGGAGCGGGACATAATATTGTAATAGAAAAACTTCTGAAGGAGAAGAAAGATAAAGGAGAAAATATAACAAAATATCATCTTATAATAAACCCTGATATAGTTTTTGAAGAAGGTACAGTTGAAAAAATATATGACTATATGGAACAGCACCCTGAAATTGGGCAGATAGGGCCGAAAATAAAGGATCCGGATGGTAAAGTAAACTACTCGTGCAGATTACTGCCTACTCCTTTTAATCTAATCTTCAGGAGATTTCTTCCATTTAAGAAACTGATTGCAAAAATGGATTATGAATATGAAATGAGGAAATACGACTATAATCATATTATGGAAGTTCCTATTGTTTCAGGATGTTTTATTTTTGTACCTTTTAAAGTTTTTGAAGAAGTGGGGAAATTTGACGGGAGATATTTCATGTATATGGAAGATTACGACTTATGCAGAAGAATAGGAGAAAAATTCAAGGTTATATATTATCCTGAAGCTGAAATTATACATGAACATGGGAAAGCATCGTATAAATCCCGTAAAATGATGATAATCCATTCACAATCAGCAATAAAATATTTTAATAAATGGGGATGGTTTTTTGACAAGGAAAGACACAAAAAAAGAAAAAATTTTCTAAAGTAA
- the rfbC gene encoding dTDP-4-dehydrorhamnose 3,5-epimerase encodes MNNFTVKKTPIKDLVIIETKVFGDSRGFFMETYNQASFEELGLTMNFVQDNHSKSKKGVLRGLHFQTKHTQGKLVRVIKGRVYDVAVDLRKGSETFGQWYGIELSEENKLMFYVPEGFAHGFLTLDDETEFVYRCTDLYSPEYDSGILWSDKTLNIDWKFEEFGINPEELTISDKDQKQQEFNPDKNYFE; translated from the coding sequence ATGAACAATTTTACTGTGAAAAAGACACCAATTAAAGATCTTGTAATAATTGAAACAAAAGTTTTTGGAGATTCAAGAGGTTTTTTTATGGAAACATATAATCAGGCATCTTTTGAAGAATTAGGACTTACAATGAATTTTGTTCAGGATAATCACTCTAAATCTAAAAAAGGTGTATTAAGGGGACTTCATTTTCAGACAAAGCACACTCAGGGAAAACTGGTAAGAGTTATAAAAGGACGTGTTTATGATGTTGCAGTGGATTTGAGAAAAGGAAGTGAAACTTTTGGTCAATGGTATGGAATAGAGCTGTCTGAAGAAAATAAACTTATGTTTTATGTTCCTGAAGGGTTTGCACATGGATTCCTGACATTAGACGATGAAACAGAATTTGTATACAGATGTACAGATTTATATTCTCCTGAATATGACAGCGGTATTTTATGGAGTGATAAAACATTAAATATAGACTGGAAATTTGAGGAATTTGGAATAAATCCGGAAGAACTTACAATTTCTGATAAAGATCAGAAACAGCAGGAATTTAATCCTGATAAGAATTATTTTGAATAG
- a CDS encoding glucose-6-phosphate isomerase — translation MKLNFSYQFAKNFISDEEIKQIKPYVELANEVLTSKSGAGNDFLGWLTLPEDYDKEEFARIKKAAEKIKSDSEVLIVIGIGGSYLGAKAAIEFLSHSFYNNLPKEKRKGPEIYFAGTNMSGVYLNHLIDLVGDRDFSVNVISKSGTTTEPAIAFRVFKKMLEDKYGKEEAGKRIYATTDKARGALKTLADAEGYETFVVPDNVGGRFSVLTAVGLLPIAAAGIDIDDLMKGAADAVKDYSGKILEDNQTLQYAAVRNILLRKGKNIEIMVNYEPRLHYFAEWWKQLFGESEGKDGKGLYPSSVDFSADLHSLGQYIQEGQRMFFETVVSVEKPESEYVIEKDAENLDGLNFIAGKTLDYVNKKATDGVILAHIDGGVPNLGVNIPEVTPYHLGYVFYFFEKACGVSGYLLGVNPFDQPGVEAYKKNMFALLGKPGYEEEGKKLEAKLSEMK, via the coding sequence ATGAAATTAAATTTTAGCTATCAATTTGCAAAAAATTTTATTAGCGATGAAGAAATAAAACAGATAAAACCATATGTTGAACTGGCAAATGAAGTTCTGACATCTAAAAGTGGGGCAGGAAATGATTTCCTTGGATGGCTGACATTACCGGAAGATTATGATAAGGAAGAATTTGCAAGAATAAAAAAGGCTGCAGAAAAAATAAAATCTGATTCGGAAGTTCTTATTGTAATAGGAATAGGGGGATCATATCTTGGGGCAAAAGCGGCAATTGAATTTTTATCACACAGTTTTTACAACAATCTGCCTAAGGAAAAAAGAAAAGGGCCTGAAATTTATTTTGCAGGAACAAATATGAGTGGAGTTTACTTGAATCATCTGATAGATTTAGTAGGAGACAGGGATTTTTCAGTAAATGTAATTTCAAAATCCGGAACTACAACTGAACCTGCAATAGCATTCAGAGTGTTCAAGAAAATGCTTGAAGATAAATATGGCAAGGAAGAAGCAGGAAAAAGAATATACGCTACAACAGATAAGGCTAGAGGAGCATTGAAAACATTGGCTGATGCAGAAGGATATGAAACATTTGTTGTACCTGACAATGTTGGAGGAAGATTTTCAGTGCTGACAGCAGTTGGATTATTGCCAATTGCAGCTGCAGGAATAGATATCGATGATTTAATGAAGGGTGCTGCAGATGCTGTAAAAGACTACAGTGGAAAAATACTTGAAGATAACCAGACTTTACAATATGCGGCAGTAAGAAACATTCTTCTTAGAAAAGGAAAAAATATAGAAATAATGGTAAATTATGAGCCAAGACTTCACTATTTTGCTGAATGGTGGAAACAGCTGTTTGGAGAATCTGAAGGAAAGGATGGAAAAGGACTTTACCCATCTTCTGTAGATTTTTCAGCTGACCTGCATTCTCTTGGCCAGTACATTCAGGAAGGACAGAGAATGTTCTTTGAAACAGTAGTTTCAGTGGAAAAACCTGAATCTGAATATGTAATTGAAAAAGATGCGGAAAACCTTGACGGACTTAACTTCATAGCTGGAAAAACTTTAGATTATGTAAATAAAAAAGCTACTGACGGAGTTATATTGGCACATATTGATGGAGGAGTTCCTAATCTTGGTGTAAATATACCTGAAGTTACTCCTTATCACTTAGGATACGTTTTCTACTTCTTTGAAAAAGCATGTGGAGTAAGCGGATATCTTCTTGGAGTAAATCCGTTTGACCAGCCGGGAGTTGAAGCGTATAAGAAAAATATGTTTGCACTGCTTGGAAAACCTGGATATGAAGAAGAAGGTAAAAAGCTTGAAGCAAAATTAAGCGAAATGAAATAA